One part of the Glycine max cultivar Williams 82 chromosome 14, Glycine_max_v4.0, whole genome shotgun sequence genome encodes these proteins:
- the LOC102667112 gene encoding loricrin-like produces the protein MTGGIGCDGSNGRVVSGGGRNDGDGGGGFSSCGGSNVGDDGGDSNSGGGDKGSGGSDSGCGGGNSDGDGGNTNIDGDGGDGDSGGSDGGCGGGNSDGDGGNTNVNGDGSDGDSGGSGVSVGKQWWCGGGGDKGGIGGGGSDSCIGDSDGGGGGGGSDNKKC, from the exons ATGACAGGTGGTATTGGATGTGATGGTAGCAATGGTAGGGTGGTGAGTGGTGGTGGTAGAAATGacggtgatggtggtggtggcttTAGTAGTTGTGGTGGTAGTAATGTCGGTGATGATGGTGGTGACAGTAACAGTGGTGGCGGTGACAAAGGTAGTGGTGGTAGTGACAGTGGTTGTGGTGGCGGCAATAGCGATGGCGATGGTGGTAATACAAATATCGATGGCGATGGCGGTGATGGTGATAGTGGTGGTAGTGACGGTGGTTGTGGTGGTGGCAATAGCGATGGCGATGGTGGTAATACAAATGTCAATGGCGATGGTAGTGATGGTGACAGTGGTGGTAGTGGTGTTAGTGTCGGCAAGCAATGGtggtgtggtggtggtggtgacaaAGGTGGTATTGGTGGTGGTGGCAGTGATAGTTGCATTGGTGAtagtgatggtggtggtggtggtggtggcagtGACAACAAAAA GTGTTAA